A window from Culex pipiens pallens isolate TS chromosome 3, TS_CPP_V2, whole genome shotgun sequence encodes these proteins:
- the LOC120415275 gene encoding beta-1,3-glucan-binding protein-like, with translation MGVLVVICAVLLATAGGPVGAGKASSSSKCEKSLTTASGTRAPSGPYCPGDLIFEDTFDSFDLDTWQHENTLAGNTNWEFQWFTNNRSNSFVKEGNLFVRPTLTVEEFGEPFLRSGILNIHGGSPAEQCTKASFHGCERTGSHVHILNPVKSASLRTVDTFAFRYGKVEISAKLPAGDWLWPAITFLPKVNAYGSWPASGEIDLLESKGNRDLIKNGINVGIEQVTSKLQFGHNAGHNEASTTTFTRNSESGKGYHTGFNRYQMEWTPDHVTFSINDIETGTVKVGTGFWARGNFNLTAPGMDNPWRYGSIMAPFDQEFYFRISLAVGGAEYFSDDDINPTKKPWRNDSPYPMTDFWNGRNDWLPTWNLDEDAALQVDYVRVWAL, from the exons ATGGGAGTGTTGGTTGTGATTTGCGCGGTGTTGCTGGCGACCGCTGGAGGTCCAGTCGGTGCCGGGAAAGCCAGTTCCAGCTCCAAGTGCGAAAAGTCGTTGACGACCGCCAGTGGAACGAGGGCCCCGTCAG gacCATACTGTCCGggagatttgatttttgaagacACGTTCGATAGCTTCGATTTGGATACCTGGCAGCATGAGAACACTTTGGCTGGCAATACG AACTGGGAATTCCAGTGGTTCACCAACAATCGCTCCAATTCGTTTGTGAAGGAGGGAAACCTCTTTGTACGTCCTACGCTGACCGTTGAAGAGTTCGGCGAGCCGTTCTTGAGGTCGGGAATCCTCAACATTCACGGTGGATCACCGGCTGAGCA ATGTACCAAGGCCAGCTTCCACGGCTGCGAGCGAACCGGTAGCCACGTGCACATCCTGAACCCGGTGAAGAGTGCCAGCCTGCGAACGGTGGACACGTTCGCGTTTCGCTACGGAAAGGTTGAGATCAGCGCCAAACTTCCGGCCGGAGACTGGCTGTGGCCAGCGATCACGTTCCTGCCGAAGGTCAACGCGTACGGATCGTGGCCTGCTTCCGGCGAGATCGACCTGCTGGAGTCCAAGGGTAACCGGGACCTGATCAAGAACGGGATCAACGTCGGAATCGAGCAGGTCACCTCAAAGCTTCAGTTTGGTCACAACGCCGGTCACAATGAGGCCTCGACGACAACGTTTACGCGGAACTCGGAATCGGGCAAGGGATATCACACAGGGTTTAACCGCTACCAGATGGAGTGGACTCCGGATCACGTGACGTTCAGCATCAACGACATCGAAACGGGAACGGTCAAGGTGGGAACGGGATTTTGGGCGCGCGGGAACTTCAACCTGACCGCACCCGGAATGGACAATCCGTGGCGGTATGGCAGCATCATGGCACCGTTTGATCAGGAGTTTTACTTCCGGATTTCGCTGGCCGTTGGAGGGGCGGAATACTTCTCGGACGACGATATCAATCCGACGAAGAAGCCGTGGCGAAACGATTCACCGTATCCGATGACGGATTTCTGGAACGGTCGCAACGACTGGTTGCCTACGTGGAACTTGGACGAGGATGCCGCATTGCAGGTTGATTACGTGAGAGTTTGGGCTCTGTAG
- the LOC120415068 gene encoding beta-1,3-glucan-binding protein-like, with protein sequence MIVWLSVLALTFAVTVGAGNGPDSVTLVRDRKPCVKSPTTASGSAIQRGRKFCSGELIFEDNFDSLDFEVWEHENTLAGGGNWEFQWYTNNRSNSFVEDGVLYLRPTLTAHEYGDGFLTSGTVDLQGNRPIEQCTNAAFYGCTRTGTETHVLNPVKSARLRTLPSFNFKYGRAEVRAKLPSGDWLWPAIWLLPKRNAYGTWPASGEMDLMESRGNEQLIVDGVQIGTRQVGQTLHFGPNPSHNGWSTATRTKNAQPGKEYSKEFTTFGFTWSPENITVSINGEQLSVMEAGDGFWKRAGFDKLNMENPWRYGTKMAPFDQEFHFILNLAVGGVNGYFPDNGQNPGGKPWKNSSPQAATDFWNGRDNWLPTWNLDKNDGKDAALQVDYVKVWAL encoded by the exons ATGATCGTGTGGCTATCAGTGCTGGCGTTGACCTTCGCGGTCACGGTCGGCGCCGGCAACGGGCCGGATTCGGTGACGCTGGTGCGCGATCGCAAGCCGTGCGTCAAATCTCCGACGACCGCCAGCGGGAGTGCGATCCAGCGCGGACGGAAATTCTGCAGCGGCGAGCTGATCTTCGAGGACAACTTTGACTCGCTGGACTTTGAGGTCTGGGAGCACGAGAATACGCTGGCCGGCGGTGGG AACTGGGAATTCCAGTGGTACACCAACAATCGATCCAACTCTTTCGTCGAGGATGGCGTCTTGTATTTGCGGCCAACGTTGACGGCCCACGAGTACGGTGATGGGTTCTTGACCTCGGGTACGGTCGATTTGCAGGGCAATCGACCGATTGAGCA ATGTACGAATGCAGCGTTCTACGGATGTACCCGTACGGGAACGGAGACTCACGTGCTGAATCCGGTGAAGAGTGCCCGCCTTCGGACGCTTCCCTCGTTCAACTTCAAGTACGGTCGGGCTGAGGTCCGTGCCAAGTTGCCCTCGGGAGACTGGCTATGGCCTGCAATCTGGTTGCTACCGAAGCGTAACGCGTACGGAACGTGGCCGGCGTCCGGTGAGATGGATCTGATGGAGTCCCGCGGTAACGAGCAGCTGATCGTTGACGGAGTGCAGATCGGTACTCGCCAAGTCGGACAGACGCTTCACTTTGGACCGAATCCGTCGCACAACGGGTGGAGCACGGCAACGCGGACCAAGAACGCCCAACCCGGAAAGGAGTACAGCAAGGAGTTCACCACGTTCGGTTTCACGTGGAGTCCGGAGAACATTACCGTCAGCATCAACGGGGAACAGCTGTCGGTTATGGAAGCAGGAGATGGATTCTGGAAGCGGGCAGGTTTCGACAAGCTGAACATGGAGAATCCCTGGCGTTACGGAACCAAAATGGCGCCGTTTGATCAGGAGTTCCACTTCATCTTGAACTTGGCCGTTGGGGGAGTGAACGGGTATTTCCCGGACAATGGACAGAATCCGGGAGGGAAACCGTGGAAGAATAGCTCACCGCAGGCGGCGACGGACTTTTGGAACGGCAGGGATAATTGGCTTCCCACGTGGAACTTGGACAAGAACGATGGGAAGGACGCGGCACTGCAGGTGGATTATGTAAAAGTTTGGGCGCTGTAA